A section of the Flavobacterium sp. CG_23.5 genome encodes:
- a CDS encoding sigma-54-dependent transcriptional regulator, which produces MKNILIIDDEEKLRGLLARIVKSEGFLVFEAPDLKSGFKKLETNDIDVVLCDVKLPDGNGVNFLEKIKTAFPLTEVILLTAFGKISDGVQAMKNGAFDYIVKGDDNDKIIPLLYKALEKVQLQKKVKQLEKRISDKYSFDSIIGKSKGLEQVIVLAKKVAKTDSTVLLTGETGTGKEVFAQAIHENSNRIGKSFVALNCSTFSKEILESELFGHKQGAFTGAIKDKKGFIEEANGGTLFLDEISEMPIDLQAKLLRVLETNEYIPVGDSTPKKSNFRLIAATNRNLKTESDEHRFRQDLYFRLNIFEIAIPPLRERVKDIEPLTSYFVGQFSEKINRKTLIVDIEFLHKLETYHWPGNVRELKNVIERSVILCNGDILTSELLPYEMQHQVDKNPKIMSAFSMQSIEKLHIQKVLNYAKGNKAETARLLEIGVATLYRKLDEYNILV; this is translated from the coding sequence TTGAAAAACATCCTCATCATAGACGACGAAGAAAAACTTCGTGGTCTTCTAGCCAGAATTGTAAAATCTGAAGGTTTTCTTGTTTTTGAAGCACCCGATTTAAAATCAGGTTTTAAGAAACTCGAAACTAATGATATTGATGTTGTTTTATGTGATGTAAAGCTTCCAGATGGCAATGGTGTAAATTTTCTCGAAAAAATTAAAACTGCTTTCCCTTTGACTGAAGTAATTTTATTAACTGCTTTCGGCAAAATTTCAGATGGTGTTCAAGCCATGAAAAACGGCGCTTTTGATTATATTGTAAAAGGCGACGATAATGACAAAATCATTCCGCTTTTATACAAAGCATTGGAAAAAGTTCAATTGCAGAAGAAAGTCAAACAACTCGAAAAACGAATTTCAGACAAATATTCTTTTGATTCCATTATCGGAAAATCCAAAGGTTTGGAACAAGTAATTGTATTGGCAAAAAAAGTAGCGAAAACTGATTCGACTGTACTTTTAACCGGGGAAACAGGAACTGGAAAAGAAGTTTTTGCGCAAGCCATTCATGAAAACAGTAATCGCATAGGAAAATCATTTGTGGCGCTTAATTGCAGTACTTTTAGCAAAGAAATCCTAGAAAGCGAATTGTTCGGCCACAAACAAGGCGCCTTTACTGGAGCCATAAAAGACAAAAAAGGGTTTATAGAAGAAGCTAATGGTGGTACCTTATTTTTAGATGAAATCAGTGAAATGCCAATCGATTTACAAGCCAAATTGCTTCGAGTTCTTGAAACCAATGAATATATTCCTGTTGGAGATTCTACTCCCAAAAAATCAAATTTTCGCTTGATAGCTGCCACAAATAGAAATTTAAAAACGGAAAGTGACGAACATCGTTTCCGACAAGACTTATACTTTCGACTAAATATTTTCGAAATTGCCATACCACCTTTAAGAGAAAGAGTAAAAGATATAGAACCATTGACTTCTTATTTTGTAGGTCAGTTTTCAGAAAAAATTAATCGAAAAACGTTAATAGTCGATATTGAATTTCTGCATAAATTAGAAACCTATCATTGGCCTGGAAATGTTAGGGAACTAAAAAATGTAATTGAACGTTCCGTAATATTATGTAACGGTGATATTTTAACTTCAGAGCTGCTACCTTACGAAATGCAACATCAAGTGGATAAAAATCCTAAAATAATGTCTGCTTTTTCGATGCAAAGTATTGAAAAATTACATATACAAAAAGTGTTGAATTACGCCAAAGGCAACAAAGCCGAAACCGCACGATTATTAGAAATTGGTGTTGCTACTTTGTATAGAAAGTTAGATGAATATAACATTCTAGTTTAG
- a CDS encoding helix-turn-helix transcriptional regulator, whose protein sequence is MLRKLTGQTTQQHIHNKLIEKAKETLTTTNLSVSEIAYQLGFEQSQSFSKLFKKKTSMTPLEFKQSFN, encoded by the coding sequence ATGTTGCGAAAACTTACGGGGCAAACAACCCAACAGCACATTCATAATAAACTAATAGAAAAGGCAAAGGAAACTTTAACGACAACAAATCTTTCGGTTAGTGAAATTGCTTATCAATTAGGATTTGAACAATCTCAATCGTTTAGTAAATTGTTTAAAAAGAAAACTTCAATGACTCCTTTAGAATTTAAACAATCTTTTAACTAG
- the kdpF gene encoding K(+)-transporting ATPase subunit F, translated as MIALFIVALAVFGYLVYVLIKPEKF; from the coding sequence ATGATAGCACTATTTATTGTCGCTCTAGCCGTATTTGGCTATTTGGTTTATGTATTAATAAAACCAGAAAAATTTTAA
- a CDS encoding RES family NAD+ phosphorylase: MGCPDKVYVSGGRANPEGMPYLYLRLTADTTFYETRATYFDEVSIGSFKIKEKVVLVDFTEESIAFINMGNILEYTKSMLLKKYISSDLSKPLRRYDSVFEYIPTQFICEFIRYITNADGIIFNSSLHLGGKNIVLFEEKKVECFEVNKYRVKDVNITHTLL, encoded by the coding sequence ATGGGTTGCCCCGATAAAGTATATGTATCAGGAGGAAGAGCCAATCCGGAAGGGATGCCTTATCTATATTTAAGATTAACTGCTGATACTACTTTTTATGAAACTAGAGCGACTTATTTTGATGAAGTGAGTATTGGTAGTTTTAAAATTAAAGAAAAAGTTGTTTTAGTTGATTTTACAGAAGAATCTATTGCTTTTATCAATATGGGGAATATTTTAGAATATACCAAAAGCATGTTACTCAAAAAATATATTAGTTCTGATTTATCAAAGCCACTTAGAAGATACGACTCTGTATTTGAATATATACCAACTCAGTTTATTTGTGAATTTATCAGATATATTACAAATGCTGATGGTATAATCTTTAATAGTTCTTTACATTTAGGAGGTAAAAACATAGTGCTTTTCGAAGAAAAAAAAGTAGAATGCTTTGAAGTTAATAAGTATAGAGTAAAAGATGTTAATATTACACATACACTTTTATAG
- a CDS encoding DinB family protein, producing the protein MINIILTGSIKALLDEYKKAIDELISNIKPLNESQLCIIVDNYTEDTDCKSIQTVLTHIVCSGYGYTIYMENAIGLNKTRPGKLSFNTVNQYINQLNLMFKYCENFFHSNPNLLIEQTDISKKIIVNWGQQYDIEQLLEHAIVHILRHRRQIENFIKKQDEQNIESK; encoded by the coding sequence ATGATAAATATCATATTAACCGGGAGCATAAAGGCATTACTCGACGAATACAAAAAAGCAATAGATGAACTTATAAGTAACATAAAACCACTTAATGAAAGTCAACTTTGTATAATTGTTGATAATTATACTGAAGATACAGACTGTAAATCAATTCAAACCGTTTTAACACACATAGTTTGTTCAGGTTATGGATATACGATCTATATGGAAAATGCTATTGGTTTAAACAAAACCAGACCTGGAAAACTAAGTTTTAATACCGTAAATCAATATATTAACCAACTGAACTTAATGTTTAAATATTGTGAAAATTTCTTTCATAGCAACCCAAACTTGTTAATTGAACAAACTGATATTTCAAAAAAAATTATTGTCAATTGGGGGCAACAATATGATATCGAACAACTATTAGAACATGCGATAGTACATATTTTGCGCCATAGACGGCAAATAGAGAATTTTATTAAGAAGCAAGACGAACAAAACATTGAATCGAAATAA